One region of Elusimicrobiota bacterium genomic DNA includes:
- a CDS encoding YaeQ family protein: MTVRCELNINGGTRRILLVAKEEETIEHVALRLAAAILFFGQEPALEVGPKHPAVVDFGFFPDLLVTDEAGAVSVWIECGNIATNKLTKVARRLHGARLVALRESPEDGRRFREVIKKEIPKGEKIEIWAWPKEEFIKWTAALRESSHVYGEASGRSLNLVLNEVPFSVDLILC, from the coding sequence ATGACCGTAAGATGCGAGCTTAATATAAACGGCGGGACCAGGCGGATACTGCTTGTGGCCAAAGAAGAGGAAACAATTGAGCATGTCGCGCTCAGGCTCGCGGCTGCTATTCTTTTTTTTGGCCAAGAGCCGGCGCTTGAGGTCGGCCCAAAGCACCCGGCGGTGGTGGATTTCGGTTTTTTTCCGGACCTTCTTGTTACGGATGAAGCGGGCGCCGTCAGCGTATGGATAGAATGCGGCAATATCGCCACGAACAAGCTTACCAAGGTGGCCAGGCGCCTGCATGGCGCAAGGCTTGTGGCGCTGCGGGAAAGCCCGGAGGACGGGCGCAGGTTCCGCGAGGTGATAAAAAAAGAGATACCCAAGGGCGAAAAGATAGAGATCTGGGCCTGGCCCAAAGAAGAATTTATAAAATGGACCGCCGCGCTGCGGGAATCCAGCCATGTTTACGGCGAGGCTTCCGGCAGGTCTTTGAACCTGGTGCTCAACGAAGTTCCCTTCTCCGTGGATCTTATTTTATGTTGA
- a CDS encoding M48 family metallopeptidase — MLNAVCRDVRNFLRDLARELPDIFPAPPFWADVKSKRAGRMRLSRCYYPDNASRKAAKDIIRARVKYWGAALNLEYGRVFIKDQRTLWGSCSGKRNLNFNWRLAAAPPEVLDYVIVHELCHLREMNHSKRFWSLVSGFYPDYKMRRKWLKDNSLLLRSKSLEVAFN, encoded by the coding sequence ATGTTGAATGCAGTCTGCCGCGATGTGCGGAACTTTCTGCGGGACCTGGCCCGCGAACTGCCGGATATTTTTCCCGCCCCGCCCTTTTGGGCTGATGTTAAATCCAAAAGGGCGGGGCGAATGCGGCTTAGCCGCTGCTATTACCCGGATAATGCTTCCCGCAAAGCGGCAAAAGATATCATCCGCGCCAGGGTTAAGTACTGGGGCGCCGCGCTGAACCTGGAATATGGCCGCGTTTTTATAAAAGACCAGCGCACTTTGTGGGGGAGTTGCTCCGGCAAACGGAACCTTAATTTCAACTGGCGCCTGGCCGCCGCGCCCCCGGAAGTGCTGGATTACGTTATCGTGCACGAGCTTTGCCATCTCCGTGAGATGAACCATTCGAAAAGATTCTGGAGCCTGGTAAGCGGGTTCTATCCGGACTACAAAATGCGCAGGAAATGGCTGAAAGACAATTCACTGCTCCTGCGCAGTAAATCCTTGGAAGTAGCGTTTAATTAA
- a CDS encoding phosphoribosylformylglycinamidine synthase subunit PurQ translates to MKKPKALILRGSATNCDVETANAFSCAGARAELAHINDFLSGKKSVLDYDIMAFPGGFSYGDDISAGKIFAVKLEKISGDLDKFIKDKRPVIGICNGFQIMVKTGLLPQNKGRKRIATLFTNDCGHFLAKWIKLRVNPKSPCIFTKGLPSEIELPIAHGEGKFITKDTKTLSAILKNDLHALTYPDNPNGSMADIAGICSAGGTVFGLMPHPERNFFAWQHPDRKRTKEALAVGYQFFKNAVEYVR, encoded by the coding sequence ATGAAAAAACCCAAAGCGCTCATTCTGCGCGGTTCCGCCACCAACTGCGATGTTGAAACAGCCAACGCTTTCTCCTGCGCGGGGGCGCGCGCGGAGCTTGCTCATATAAATGATTTTCTCTCAGGCAAAAAAAGCGTTCTGGACTATGATATTATGGCGTTTCCCGGCGGGTTCTCCTACGGGGATGATATTTCAGCCGGCAAGATATTCGCGGTAAAGCTTGAAAAAATTTCAGGGGACCTTGATAAATTTATTAAGGACAAAAGGCCCGTTATAGGCATCTGCAACGGGTTTCAGATAATGGTAAAAACCGGCCTTTTGCCGCAAAATAAAGGCCGCAAGCGTATTGCCACGCTTTTCACGAACGACTGCGGGCATTTTCTGGCGAAATGGATAAAATTGAGGGTTAACCCGAAAAGCCCCTGCATTTTCACCAAAGGCCTGCCTTCTGAAATAGAGCTTCCTATAGCGCACGGTGAAGGGAAGTTTATAACGAAAGACACAAAAACCCTCTCGGCCATACTCAAAAACGATCTGCACGCGCTTACCTACCCGGATAACCCGAACGGTTCCATGGCGGATATCGCCGGTATCTGTTCCGCTGGCGGGACGGTTTTCGGCCTGATGCCGCATCCGGAGCGCAATTTCTTCGCGTGGCAGCACCCGGACCGAAAAAGAACCAAAGAAGCCCTGGCCGTAGGGTATCAGTTCTTTAAGAATGCCGTAGAATACGTAAGGTAA
- a CDS encoding murein L,D-transpeptidase catalytic domain family protein, giving the protein MNMERQMFRYAAAALITTCFISAAAAQNSALNDLLGASKSISSQFPAVSGPVDTNTGAEFDYIDPRHIVPAKPLQTALSYYKANRNRIGNPNYLSVIDFTQHASAKRLYLINMRTGAVERFLVAHGSGSDPSHTGYATYFSNEDRTHASSLGFYKTAETYDGEHGYSLRLDGLSSTNSNARERAIVVHGADYVAALGRSWGCPAVEPSQRGRLIGMVKGGSIIYAYHQRFSSDKEITDDVNEGYLPAPQPVVASYEPQPAAAGEAEEPRSVSVAQLPDEQAFMVRQPAEKDPEAQYFDPSQLNNKGSLPDSIPYLDIILRVSKEKGVDPALVLAVIQQESGFNPKAHSPAGALGLMQVMPATARSMGLKDTRQLLNPEVNIKYGVQYIKDLWAEFGDKDLSRLSAGDITRADLINTIAAYNAGPGNVRKYHGIPPFRETQNYLVSVSANFEQYKNLAEA; this is encoded by the coding sequence ATGAATATGGAAAGGCAAATGTTCAGGTACGCGGCAGCGGCACTTATAACCACCTGCTTTATCAGCGCGGCGGCGGCCCAGAACTCAGCTTTAAACGATCTGCTCGGCGCCTCTAAATCCATATCGTCACAGTTCCCTGCGGTGTCGGGCCCTGTAGACACCAACACCGGCGCTGAGTTCGATTACATAGATCCGCGCCACATAGTGCCTGCAAAACCCCTGCAAACCGCCCTGTCGTATTATAAAGCGAACAGGAACAGGATCGGGAACCCGAACTACCTGTCGGTCATCGACTTCACTCAGCACGCAAGTGCGAAAAGACTTTACCTTATTAATATGCGCACAGGAGCCGTTGAGCGGTTTTTGGTCGCGCATGGCAGCGGGTCCGACCCCTCTCACACCGGCTACGCCACTTATTTTTCCAACGAGGACCGTACGCATGCCTCGTCGCTGGGATTTTACAAAACAGCCGAAACCTATGATGGAGAGCACGGATATTCTCTGCGACTGGATGGCCTGAGTTCCACCAACAGCAATGCGCGCGAGCGGGCAATTGTGGTTCACGGCGCGGACTATGTCGCCGCGCTTGGAAGAAGCTGGGGTTGTCCCGCGGTTGAACCGTCGCAGCGGGGGCGCTTGATAGGCATGGTTAAAGGCGGCTCGATAATTTACGCGTATCACCAGCGCTTTAGCTCCGACAAAGAAATCACGGATGACGTGAACGAGGGGTACTTGCCGGCTCCCCAGCCGGTCGTGGCTTCCTACGAGCCCCAGCCGGCGGCTGCCGGCGAAGCCGAAGAGCCCCGATCAGTATCCGTCGCCCAATTGCCGGACGAGCAGGCCTTCATGGTGCGCCAGCCTGCCGAAAAAGACCCGGAAGCGCAGTATTTTGATCCTTCCCAGTTGAATAACAAGGGCAGCCTGCCCGACTCTATTCCGTATCTCGACATTATTCTGAGGGTATCCAAAGAAAAAGGCGTGGACCCGGCCCTGGTGCTGGCCGTTATCCAGCAGGAATCCGGCTTTAACCCCAAGGCGCACAGCCCCGCCGGCGCGCTTGGCCTTATGCAGGTGATGCCGGCCACAGCCCGGAGCATGGGGCTGAAAGACACGCGGCAACTCCTGAACCCGGAAGTTAACATCAAGTACGGCGTCCAATACATTAAAGACCTTTGGGCCGAGTTCGGCGACAAAGATCTCTCGCGTCTTTCCGCCGGCGATATCACCAGGGCTGACTTAATAAACACCATAGCGGCTTATAACGCCGGTCCGGGCAATGTGAGAAAATACCACGGCATCCCCCCGTTCAGGGAAACCCAGAACTATCTGGTCAGCGTCAGCGCCAATTTTGAGCAATACAAGAATTTGGCGGAAGCATAA
- a CDS encoding MFS transporter, translating into MAFIMRDIFKKSFATLCAFQPNARRFLAMSFLLAFAQSVFGLVFNLYILKLGYNRDFLGSLGALPSLTLAVLSVPLALMCSKISARKNLLFSLALGFAAMTGLSLLPGRTALLFFSVLSGASGAFFSITAFPLMARSSSESERQNLFSYQFAASMTAAFAGNLAAGWLAGFGAKLFFGGEEGAAAYRLTMLAACALLAAAAWPALKIKENAAARGTESGAFSGIKLSRALMVFAPQLIIGFGAGMIMPYLNIFFKSGFDLHIGSLGFFMSLMPLAMAVGGMLGPWLVKRQGRVRAIITFQTLSIPFLATMGFSGLLLPTVLAAFVRTMLMNASWPVYSVFMLGHFPAAQHSAASAMYSAGWNLTNSLGARLSGRLQMDSGFTLPFLITIVCYCLATLLLSKRFLKEDNKKTAPPAALKEEME; encoded by the coding sequence ATGGCATTCATCATGCGCGATATCTTTAAAAAATCCTTTGCCACCCTGTGCGCCTTCCAGCCGAACGCGCGGCGGTTCCTCGCCATGTCTTTTTTGCTGGCTTTCGCGCAAAGCGTGTTCGGCCTGGTGTTCAATCTCTACATCTTGAAACTTGGCTACAACCGTGACTTTCTCGGCTCGCTGGGCGCCCTGCCCTCGCTGACGCTGGCGGTGCTCTCCGTGCCGCTGGCGCTGATGTGTTCAAAAATTTCAGCCCGTAAAAACCTGCTTTTTTCGCTGGCCCTGGGCTTCGCGGCCATGACCGGGCTTTCGCTGCTGCCGGGCAGAACGGCTCTCCTTTTTTTCTCGGTCCTGTCCGGCGCGTCCGGCGCCTTCTTTTCAATAACCGCTTTCCCGCTGATGGCCAGGAGTTCCTCCGAAAGCGAACGGCAGAATCTTTTCAGCTACCAGTTCGCGGCTTCAATGACGGCGGCTTTCGCGGGCAACCTGGCGGCGGGCTGGCTTGCCGGATTCGGGGCGAAGTTGTTTTTCGGAGGCGAGGAGGGGGCGGCGGCCTACCGGCTTACCATGCTTGCCGCCTGCGCTTTGCTTGCGGCGGCCGCCTGGCCGGCGCTTAAGATAAAGGAAAACGCCGCCGCCCGCGGCACGGAAAGCGGAGCCTTCTCCGGGATAAAACTTTCGCGCGCGCTTATGGTGTTCGCGCCGCAGCTGATAATAGGCTTCGGCGCGGGTATGATAATGCCCTACCTTAATATCTTCTTCAAGAGCGGTTTTGACCTGCACATAGGCAGCCTGGGATTTTTTATGTCCCTTATGCCGCTTGCCATGGCGGTGGGCGGAATGCTGGGGCCGTGGCTGGTAAAGCGCCAGGGCCGCGTGCGGGCCATAATAACTTTCCAGACGCTTTCCATACCCTTTCTCGCGACAATGGGCTTTTCCGGCCTGCTGCTGCCCACCGTGCTGGCGGCGTTCGTCCGCACCATGCTGATGAACGCGAGCTGGCCGGTTTACAGCGTGTTCATGCTGGGGCATTTTCCCGCGGCCCAGCATTCGGCCGCCAGCGCCATGTATTCGGCCGGCTGGAACCTTACCAATTCGCTTGGCGCGCGCCTGAGCGGCCGCCTGCAGATGGATTCCGGCTTTACCCTGCCTTTCCTGATAACTATAGTCTGCTATTGCCTGGCGACACTCCTCCTCTCAAAGCGCTTTCTGAAAGAAGACAATAAAAAGACCGCGCCCCCCGCGGCCTTGAAAGAAGAGATGGAGTGA